The Meiothermus sp. region TGGCCTTGGGGTAAAACCAGAACAAGAGGTATTTTCCCTGCCTGGCCGTGGCTGCCAAATCCACGGGCTTACCGTAGGAGTCCTGTACTTTGGGCAAAACCACCGGGTCGCCGGGGGCCAGCGCCAGCACCGGGGCCAGCAGCAAAAGCAAAAACCATAAACGTTTCATACCCTAGAGTGTGCCCGCATGAGGCAATGGGTGTTGTGGGCCAGGCTTCAAGTTGGGGCCGGTTCGGACTGGGTAGAGGACGCTCCAACTTTCGATTGCAGGTACTCCAGCACCTGCCGGGCATCCTGGAAGGGGTTGACGTTGCGCCAGATTTGTTCGATCCGGCCCTGGGGATTAATCAGGATGGTATCGCGGTTGTACATGCCCAGCAGCAGGCCAAAGCCCAGCCAACCCCCCACCCCAAACGCCCGCCCCACCGCCCCAGAGGGATCGGGAATCATGCCGCCCCCCAGGGCCAGTCGGTCTATAAATTTGCACTGCGCCGAAGCGGGGTCGGCGCTCACCCCAAACACCTCGGCGCCAAGCTGCCGGAAGGCGTCGTGCAGATCGGCGTACTGCTTTCCCTGGGCGGTGCAGCCTGGAGAATTGGCTCTGGGATAGAACCACAGCACAATGTAGCGCCCTTGCTTTACCAGTTCCGCCAGGTCTACTGTGCGACCCAGGGCATCCTGCACCTGTATCAGCGGAGCAGGGTCACCCGGCTTCAGTTTCATATTTTCAAGTTTGCAAATCCGGCTCGGTGTTGGCTGTAGGACAGGGCACACAAAACCCGCCGCGTCAAGAGCAGCTTCAAAGAAACCTGCACCCCCCGGCGGTAGGTCGGAAGGAATCTTGCTTGGAAAGTTCGAAAAATATGGTAGGCTCTTTTCTGCGGATGGGCAGGAGTCTCCAAAACCTGCTCCCGCCCTCGGCGGAGGCTCCACTTGATAAGCAATGTCTCTGTCGTTGAATTGGCAGAAAAGGTACGTCGGCAGGTTAGGCCCGAGCGCTACGAACACATCCTGCGCGTGGCCGAGCTGGCCGCCGAGATTGCCAAAGCCAACGGCCTGGATGTGGGAAAAACCTATCTGGCCGCCATCCTGCACGATGCAGCGCGCGACCTGAGCGCCGAACAGCTAGAAGCGCTAGCACCCCCCTTGATCGAACTCGAGCGCCAACACCCGCTGGCCCTGCATGGCCGGGCCGGGCGCAGGCTGGCCCAGGAATGGGGCATTGATGATGAAGAGATGCTCGAGGCCATCGAAGGCCATGTGTACGGGGTTGCCCCCGATCACAAAATCGGCATGGCGCTCTATGTGGCCGATGTTTCGGAGCCGGGGCGAGGGGTCAACCACGACATTCGGGAAATGGCCCTGGCCGGACGGCTCGAGGAAGCCTACCAAAAGGCGGTTATTTGCAAGGTTAAATACCTGCAAAGTAAAGGCATCGAACCCCATCCCCGAACCCTGGCCGCGTATCGGGCAATCTTGCAGCAGCTCGGCAGCTCGTAGTTCAGCGCACCTTGGCTACACACGGCGCAGCCATAACGCCCCCCTGGGCGCCAGGGTCAGACCAGGTCTGGGCTCTGGGTCGCCCTGGAGCGGCTCGAGCGGCCCCAATAGCGAAAGGGCGATCTGCAGCACCATCTGGGCGAAGTGCATCCCCAGACAGGTGCGCTCCCCCCCACCAAAAGGCAGGTAACCCCAGGCCGGGATACGCCCCTGGAAGCGGGACGGGTCGAAGACCAGGGGCCTCTCCCACAAGTCGGGGTGGCGGTGGGTCAGGTAGGGGCTATAAAGGGCCAGTGCCCCTTTGGGGATAAAGTACCCCTCGAGCTCTGCACCCCTTGCCACCCGGCGGCTCCCGATAAAACCCGGTGGGTACAGGCGCAGGGTTTCCTTGATGAGCAGGGCATGGCCCGCCGGGTGGTGCCACTCCGGATAACTTGCGGCGTGCCACAGCGCCCAGGCCAGGGTGTGGGCGGTGGTGTCGTAGCCGGCCGCCAGCCCGATCAAGACCTCCTCCAGCGACAGGTGGGCCGCCAGGCCGTAACCGGCGGCCTGCATCTCCCCTATGCGGCGGCGCACCCGCGCAAACAGGAGCGGACGCGGCAGCAGGGGGGCCGGAAACGGCGCTTTGAGGGGGGCCAGGAAGCGGGCCAGCTCGGCTTTGGGAAAGTGGCCCTCAAAATAGGCCACGTTCAGGCTGGTTTGGGCCACGCTGGAGGCCCAAGCACCGGCCTCAAACTCGGTTGGGAGCCGGATTTCTTCTAAAGCGGCGCGAATACGCCCCTCCAGACCCGCCAGCGCTTTGGCGTGAAAGCGCGGGTTCAGCTCCTGGCGCTTGGGCTTGTGGGCCGGGGCGTCGGTGGTGATGATGCCGCCGTTCAGGTAGGGCGTCAGGCTCGAGAAACTACCTTTGGAGCGAAAGGTTTCCAGGTCGGTGAGCAGCCTTTTGTTCCATTCGGGGCTATAGCCCACCACCGCCCGGCGGCCCAGGCCCAAGCCAAAAACCGGCCCCAGGGCCGCACCCTCCTCCAGCAGCGCCAGAGGCTCCCCGGCCCAGCGGGGCAGATGGGCCCAATTCCCCCAGGGATAGCCCTGGGGCTGGGGAAGCACCCCGGGTCTCAGATTACCCCTCCACGACCCAAAAGCCACTCGGCCCCCTTCCACCCCGAGCGCATGGAGAGTGGCACCCCCCCACCCGGATGTACGGTACCGCCCACCTGCGCCAGGTTCCGCAGGCCCGCCACCGCCCAGCCAGGGCGCAAGGCCCCCAGCAGCCCGTGTGGGGCCCGCCCATACAAGGCGCCTCGGTAGGCGGTGCGGCTGTAATCCTCTGGGCTCAAGGCCCGCCAAGCTGCGATGGGCAGGGGGTGTAGCCGCTCTAGCTTGCGGAGCAGATGCTGGGCGTAGGCTTGGCTTTCGGAGGGGCTCGAGGGGTGACCACCGGAGTCTGACGGCAAACTCGGGGCGTTGACCAACAAGAAGGCGGTATCGCCGTCGGTGTGCAGATACAGGGTGGGGTCTTGGGGCCAGCGTCCCGCTGCAATTTGGTTCCATTCGGCCCGGTAGTCCGCCGAGAAGTAGATGTAGTGCCCCAGCGGCATAGCCTCAGAAAGCTTCATCAACACCGCAAAACCCGACACCCCCAGGGCATAGGAGGGCCTCGGCAGGCCCAGCCACTCTAGGGTAAAGTGCCGGTCGGCGGCGGATACATAGAGGTCGGCGCTGTGCCAACCCCCCTCGGTCTCTATGGCCCCCACCCGCCCCGGCAGGCGTTGCATCCGGCGTACCTTTTGCCCGAACAAAAACTCGACCCCCTGTGCCCTGGCCAGTTCGTAGAGTTGCTGGGCCAAAGCCCGCATCCCGCCCGGCAGGTGAAACACACCCAGCCCCAGCTCCACCCAGGCAATGTTGTGCAGCACCGCCGGGGCCCGGTAGGGGTTGGCCCCCAGGTAGGTGGCAAAACGCAGGAAAAAAGGCGTCAGGTAGGGGCCCGACTTCACCAGGGCCGAAAGGGATTGCAGCGGGTGCGCCCTCACCCCTTCCCGCAAGCCGTACTGCATGAGCCGGGCCACGGTCGGCGGCGGGCCGAAGATGAAGGTATCCCGGGCCCCTTCGTACATCGTGCGGGCTTGGTGCAACAAACGCCGGTAATCGCGGGCCTCCTGGGTCGAAAGCTGGGCTAAGGTGGCCCCCAGCTCGAGCTCGGGGGCAAAGACCCGGCCATCGGGCCAGGCATAGCGAGTGAGCGGGGAAACGGGTTTGAGTCCCAGTAGGTCTTGCCCAAAGGCGCCCAGAATCTGGCGGGGAATTTCGGGCAGCGTAAGCACCGTGGGGCCGGTGGGCACCCCCTCCCAGCCGATGGCTTTACCGCCCGGTTGGTCGAGCTGCTCGATGACCGTGACCTGAAGCCCGGCCTTACAAAGCCGCAAAGCTGCCGCCAACCCGGCAAAGCCTGCCCCAATCACCATGGCCTTCATCGGGTATATTCTCGCCCTTTCCAGGTGTAGGTTTTTTGCCCAGAGCGCAAATAGATGGGCGTGCTCAAGAGCGGGGCCAGCGGGACGAGCAAAAACTCCCACCCCTCGCGCCCGGTCTTGAGAGAGAGCAAAAACCGCTCCAGAAGGCCCAGGCCGCCCACCCAGAGCCAGCCGGGCTCGAGCAGGGCCAAAGGCCAGCAGAGCGTATAGGCCGTCAGGTGGCCCAGGTAGGAAAGCGCCAGGACGATCCGGCTCTGCCCGTGGAACTCGATCAGGTTCTTCCCCAAACCCTCGACAATCTCGGCGAAGCTCCGGTACATCCGCACCGCGACCAGCTCGCCCCCCAGGGCTACTGCCAGGCGTTCGCCAGCAGCTTTGGTCTTCTGGGCCAGTCGCACGTCCTCGAGCACCTCCCCCCGCACCGCCGCGTGCCCTCCCGAGGCCAGGTAGGCCGGGCGCGTAAAAGCCATCACCTGCCCATTGGCCGCCGCCGCCGAGGGAAAGGGTGTAGCAATGAGCGGATAGGGCAGGTAGCACAGGAGCACGTCGTCAATCAGGGGCAACAGCACCCGCTCGACCAGGCTGGGGGTGATCTGGCGCGGGTATACCGAGACCAGTCCGGCTTTCTCCCGCTCCATCCGGGCCAGCACCGCCCGCACCCCGTGCTTGCGCCAGTGCACGTCGGCGTCGGTAAAAAGGAGCACCTCGCCCCGAGCGGCCTGGGCCAGCTGATGGCAGGCCCAGGTCTTGCCCATCCAGCCCTCGGGCTTGGGCAGCCCCGGCAAGAGCCGCACCCGGGCATCCTGGCGGCTGACCCCTTCGACCACCTCAGCCGTGCCATCGGTGGAGTGGTCGTCCAGCACCAGAATCTCCTGCACCCCTTGCAGGAGCATCCCTGGCAGGGTCTCGCGCAGGTTGTGGGCCTCGTTGCGGGCGGGCACCAGAAGCGAGACCGTAGGGCGCCTCTGCTGCAACTTTTCCCGCCGCAGCACCGGAAAAAGCCTCAGATTGAGGAGCAAAATGCCCAGCTTCAGGCCCAGCCAGGCCAGTACCGCGTAGAGAACGTAATCGAGGAGAGCGGGCATAGGGGCCAGGGGTCAGGAGGTCGAGGGGTCAACTAGCGGTCAACCATCGGCCTTGTGTGCTTTTAGCCTCGAGCCTTCGGCTTTCAGCGTCCTCCCATCAGTTTACCCAGCGCCGCCCCCCAGCCCGCCATGCGCTCGTGGGTGCTCTTGCGCCCGGCCAGGCGCAGCTCGAAGCCGGGCAGCGGTTCTTCGGCAGGGGCGGTGCGAATCTGGGCGTCGAGTTCGGCAAGCATCCCTTCCAGCCGGGCCCGCAACTGGCTCAAATCTGGGTTCAAAGGTTCGCCAAACACCAGGTAGGCCTCGGCAAACTCGTGCCCGCGCAAAGCGACCCTCGAGGCCACCGGCACCAGTGGCACCCCCGCCTTTTGGGCAAACCAGACCACCCCTTTGTTCAGTTCGCCCAGAGCCCCCGGAGGCCGTAGTTCCCCTTCCGGAAAAACAATCAGCACCTCACCGTGCGCCAAAGCCCGCAGGCCCTCGCGGGGCTTGGCCGCCGAGACCGTGTCGAGGTGGCGAAAAAAGGCGAACTCAAGCAGGCGACGCTCCCCCACCACAATCTTGAAAGGCCGCCGGGCGCCCCACAGCAAAACCGGCAACAAATAGCTATCCCACCAGGAATGGTGGTTGCCCGCCAGCACAAAAGCTCCCTCCGGCAGCGTGCCCCGCACCCATACCCCCCGCAGGCCCCGCCTCACCGAATGCTGGAACAACGCCCGGAAGAAGGCGGCCAACAATCGTTCCCAGGGTCGCATGCTGGTTACACCCTACCAGGGGGGCCGCCGAAGGTCGAGGGGTGGGGCCTGGCATCCAAAGTCTCAGGTCGAGTTGCTTTCGGCCTTCAGCGTTCGGCCATTGGTATTTGAAAGGGTGAGCACGGTAGATTCTGCCACCGCTGTAGCCACACGCTATCGCCCATCGGCCATCGGCATTCGTCCGGGCCCTCCATAGCGCCAAAGATATTCCGACCAGGCCAACAGATTCATGGCCAGGCCACACACCAAAGCCGCCGGCCACAGGCCAAATAGGGCCAGCCCTACCGGAATGAACAGGGCCTCGAGCCGATACGCCCAGGCAAAAGAGCGGTTCCGGTGCAAGGCCGGGCCCAGCCGACCATACATCCAGGAAATCACAAAACCCACCGCAAACCAGGCCAGGTAGTTCTGCAAGGGCGCGCCATACCAGAGGGGGTGGGGGTCTTGCCACGTCCAGTAACCCTTAGCCGGCATCAGGGCTTCCAGGCCCAAGTCCCAGGCCACCACCAAAAGCCCGGTCAGCCAGGGCCGCCCTCCGGCCAGCCCATGTGCCGAGAGCACCAGGGCAAACCAGCCCAACGGCACAATCAGGGGTACGCCCAGCACGGTAGGCGGGGGAGCCCCCTGGTAGGTGTAGAGCCCAAAGGGTAGGCCGGTCTGGCTGCCCAGAAGCTCCACCCCCAGCCCCAGGCCAAAGGCCAGCGCAAACAAGAGCCCAATCCGCGCCCCTACCTGCGCGTACCCCCACCAGAGAGCCGCCAGGCCAATAAGCCCCATCTGCACCAGGCTGATGAGGGGGAAGCCCTCGGGCCACAGCGGCACCGGAATCCGCACCAGCACCGCCAGGATCAGGCACACCATCCAGGGCTTCAGGTGGGTTTGCAGCCACCGCAGCCGGGCCAGGGCCTCGGGCTGCCGCAAAAGCCAAAGCGCCTGCGCCGCGCCGGTTGCCGATAACGCCGCCCAGACCCCCAGCTCGGCCTGACCGCCGACCCACCAGCCCAGCCCGCCCCCCAGCAAGGCCACCCCCCCGGTGACTGCCATCAGGGGTCTCTGCCCGGCCCACAGCAGGTCGCCGCCCCAAACCGCCAGCAGGGCCAAGGCACAGCCCCACACCGCCAGGGCCGCGCCCAAAAGCCCGTTCCAGTCCAGCACCAACAACACCGCACCCAAGAGGGCCAGGCCCATCCCCCCCAGGCCCCCCAGCCCGCGCAGCCAGGCCGGGCCTGCGATACTGCCCTGTGGCCGAACCCAGGCCAGGGCACCCCAGGCCATTAAGAACGTCAAAAGCGTAACCAAAACTACTTCCACCGCTACCCCCGTTTGGGCTGGCCCAGGCGCCGCCCAACGACCTCGAGCGTCGCCCTTACAAACGTCGGAATCTCCACGCTGGCCATGATTTGCAAGTCCTCGAGCCAGCCCGTTTCCTCGTCCAGGAAGCGCAGTACCCGCTGGGGCGGGTTTTGGCGGAAGAGATCGCTAAAAACCTGCTTTCCCGAGCAGCGCTGTTTTTCCAAGACATTCAAGAGCACGCTGTCCATGAAGGCGTGGCGGCTGAAGGCAGGCTCGGGGTAAAAGGGCTGTCCGGTCTGGCGGAGCGCATGGGCAATGCGGCGCGACTGGGCCTGGATGCGCTGGAAGGTGTAGCCGGTCGAGGCCTTGGTGCGGCCCCCGGCCATGCCGATGTTCATCACGTGGGGGCTTGGCCGGCGGGGAAAGGGAGCATCGGTCATGGGGATGATGCCAAACTCGGCCTCGAGGGTTTCGTAGCGATCCAGGCCCAAAACGCTCCCCAGGTACGCACGCAGCTCCGCATCGTAGGCTTCCGGGGGCAGCAGCTCCGCTGAGAACAGGGTGTACTCCACCAGTGCCGTCCGGGCGTCGAAGGGGAGCACGTACCCAAACCGCACCGCCCCCTGCTGCGCCACCCGGAAGTCCATAAAGGTGGCCGCCTCGGTATCGAAAACGGGAGCGGCGGCTCGGACGACCCAGCCCTTGAAGTGCTGGAGCAGGTAGTGGTAGCGGGGGTCTTGGGGGAGCGGCTGGTACAGGCTGCTAAAGGCCCACCTGCCTTTGAAAGTTTGCCCGTTCAGCCTCACCTCTACCCCCTCTTCGCGCTCCTCAATACGCGAGATTTCGCCGTACCGAACGGCAATGTTGGGCTGCTCTGCAATCCACCGGTACATGAAGCGGTAAAAGTCCAGGCCCCGGATCATCTTGTAGGCGTAGGGGGCCAGCTCGAGCCGCCGGGAAATCCCCTCGCCATGAAACCAGACCCGGTTCCATTTGCG contains the following coding sequences:
- a CDS encoding peroxiredoxin is translated as MKLKPGDPAPLIQVQDALGRTVDLAELVKQGRYIVLWFYPRANSPGCTAQGKQYADLHDAFRQLGAEVFGVSADPASAQCKFIDRLALGGGMIPDPSGAVGRAFGVGGWLGFGLLLGMYNRDTILINPQGRIEQIWRNVNPFQDARQVLEYLQSKVGASSTQSEPAPT
- the yqeK gene encoding bis(5'-nucleosyl)-tetraphosphatase (symmetrical) YqeK, with the protein product MISNVSVVELAEKVRRQVRPERYEHILRVAELAAEIAKANGLDVGKTYLAAILHDAARDLSAEQLEALAPPLIELERQHPLALHGRAGRRLAQEWGIDDEEMLEAIEGHVYGVAPDHKIGMALYVADVSEPGRGVNHDIREMALAGRLEEAYQKAVICKVKYLQSKGIEPHPRTLAAYRAILQQLGSS
- a CDS encoding 1-acyl-sn-glycerol-3-phosphate acyltransferase, which produces MRPWERLLAAFFRALFQHSVRRGLRGVWVRGTLPEGAFVLAGNHHSWWDSYLLPVLLWGARRPFKIVVGERRLLEFAFFRHLDTVSAAKPREGLRALAHGEVLIVFPEGELRPPGALGELNKGVVWFAQKAGVPLVPVASRVALRGHEFAEAYLVFGEPLNPDLSQLRARLEGMLAELDAQIRTAPAEEPLPGFELRLAGRKSTHERMAGWGAALGKLMGGR
- a CDS encoding cytochrome P450, with amino-acid sequence MLPQPQGYPWGNWAHLPRWAGEPLALLEEGAALGPVFGLGLGRRAVVGYSPEWNKRLLTDLETFRSKGSFSSLTPYLNGGIITTDAPAHKPKRQELNPRFHAKALAGLEGRIRAALEEIRLPTEFEAGAWASSVAQTSLNVAYFEGHFPKAELARFLAPLKAPFPAPLLPRPLLFARVRRRIGEMQAAGYGLAAHLSLEEVLIGLAAGYDTTAHTLAWALWHAASYPEWHHPAGHALLIKETLRLYPPGFIGSRRVARGAELEGYFIPKGALALYSPYLTHRHPDLWERPLVFDPSRFQGRIPAWGYLPFGGGERTCLGMHFAQMVLQIALSLLGPLEPLQGDPEPRPGLTLAPRGALWLRRV
- a CDS encoding lycopene cyclase family protein; protein product: MSEPYDYIIAGAGAAGLSLAYHLVQAGLHDRSILLLDRAPKTTNDRTWCFWEVGEGPFEGVVYRKWNRVWFHGEGISRRLELAPYAYKMIRGLDFYRFMYRWIAEQPNIAVRYGEISRIEEREEGVEVRLNGQTFKGRWAFSSLYQPLPQDPRYHYLLQHFKGWVVRAAAPVFDTEAATFMDFRVAQQGAVRFGYVLPFDARTALVEYTLFSAELLPPEAYDAELRAYLGSVLGLDRYETLEAEFGIIPMTDAPFPRRPSPHVMNIGMAGGRTKASTGYTFQRIQAQSRRIAHALRQTGQPFYPEPAFSRHAFMDSVLLNVLEKQRCSGKQVFSDLFRQNPPQRVLRFLDEETGWLEDLQIMASVEIPTFVRATLEVVGRRLGQPKRG
- a CDS encoding NAD(P)/FAD-dependent oxidoreductase translates to MKAMVIGAGFAGLAAALRLCKAGLQVTVIEQLDQPGGKAIGWEGVPTGPTVLTLPEIPRQILGAFGQDLLGLKPVSPLTRYAWPDGRVFAPELELGATLAQLSTQEARDYRRLLHQARTMYEGARDTFIFGPPPTVARLMQYGLREGVRAHPLQSLSALVKSGPYLTPFFLRFATYLGANPYRAPAVLHNIAWVELGLGVFHLPGGMRALAQQLYELARAQGVEFLFGQKVRRMQRLPGRVGAIETEGGWHSADLYVSAADRHFTLEWLGLPRPSYALGVSGFAVLMKLSEAMPLGHYIYFSADYRAEWNQIAAGRWPQDPTLYLHTDGDTAFLLVNAPSLPSDSGGHPSSPSESQAYAQHLLRKLERLHPLPIAAWRALSPEDYSRTAYRGALYGRAPHGLLGALRPGWAVAGLRNLAQVGGTVHPGGGVPLSMRSGWKGAEWLLGRGGVI
- a CDS encoding carotenoid biosynthesis protein, which translates into the protein MEVVLVTLLTFLMAWGALAWVRPQGSIAGPAWLRGLGGLGGMGLALLGAVLLVLDWNGLLGAALAVWGCALALLAVWGGDLLWAGQRPLMAVTGGVALLGGGLGWWVGGQAELGVWAALSATGAAQALWLLRQPEALARLRWLQTHLKPWMVCLILAVLVRIPVPLWPEGFPLISLVQMGLIGLAALWWGYAQVGARIGLLFALAFGLGLGVELLGSQTGLPFGLYTYQGAPPPTVLGVPLIVPLGWFALVLSAHGLAGGRPWLTGLLVVAWDLGLEALMPAKGYWTWQDPHPLWYGAPLQNYLAWFAVGFVISWMYGRLGPALHRNRSFAWAYRLEALFIPVGLALFGLWPAALVCGLAMNLLAWSEYLWRYGGPGRMPMADGR
- a CDS encoding glycosyltransferase family 2 protein — encoded protein: MPALLDYVLYAVLAWLGLKLGILLLNLRLFPVLRREKLQQRRPTVSLLVPARNEAHNLRETLPGMLLQGVQEILVLDDHSTDGTAEVVEGVSRQDARVRLLPGLPKPEGWMGKTWACHQLAQAARGEVLLFTDADVHWRKHGVRAVLARMEREKAGLVSVYPRQITPSLVERVLLPLIDDVLLCYLPYPLIATPFPSAAAANGQVMAFTRPAYLASGGHAAVRGEVLEDVRLAQKTKAAGERLAVALGGELVAVRMYRSFAEIVEGLGKNLIEFHGQSRIVLALSYLGHLTAYTLCWPLALLEPGWLWVGGLGLLERFLLSLKTGREGWEFLLVPLAPLLSTPIYLRSGQKTYTWKGREYTR